Proteins encoded within one genomic window of Pygocentrus nattereri isolate fPygNat1 chromosome 9, fPygNat1.pri, whole genome shotgun sequence:
- the si:dkey-151g10.3 gene encoding serine/threonine-protein kinase WNK1 isoform X1, with amino-acid sequence MATDPGEPTATEESSGEKADGEREEERAQGSRAVRERERTRSTPSDFPSSQTEERRTGRGEGAGGRAGGGEDGQEVEGPARPLSFSTPSSPAAGGPRLRRENKRFFRKSVEICEEEDELEEAPDAPHSAPQFERRASDSVFSGGDQQLPGSASAALGEDGTQGGAQDPEKGASSVPALKGKERDREQEEEAEMKAVATSPGGRFLKFDIELGRGAFKTVYKGLDTETWVEVAWCELQDRKLTKAEQQRFKEEAEMLKGLQHPNIVRFYDSWESVLRGKKCIVLVTELMTSGTLKTYLKRFKVMKPKVLRSWCRQILKGLQFLHTRTPPIVHRDLKCDNIFITGPTGSVKIGDLGLATLMRTSFAKSVIGTPEFMAPEMYEEHYDESVDVYAFGMCMLEMATSEYPYSECQNAAQIYRKVTSGIKPASFDKVNDPEIKEIIEGCIRQNRGERLSIKDLLNHAFFGEDTGVRVELAEEDTGCQDCLALRIWVEEPKKLKGKHKDNEAIEFSYDLENDSAEEVALEMVKSGFFHESDAKVVGKSIRDRVAQIKKSRERRQQQTLEERRDSSALASASFPSVQPSCPSSLGPGAAVATAVAAVTAAPAGATGGQGEAEDLPEVDQHVRQQIHSSTTLGHTEVEGLSAVSGESFASGQSQAYSLAGDTGNPYAHAQSSYPPGTSVVQSAGVVPHPQMVPIGQSGGVPNVPIGLSGGTSGMSIGQSGGGAPNIPVGQTFIQPVAMATQVSSGVPQQYSQSLASYPTDVPQMPLHQPGEGVTPHASLIQSQSYITPISPQAPINVLSAGESLGSSLGSMIPQTQQPNIAPVQKSDLVPQQTAVQPQQIVLDPQTTLLQQQPPPSQQANLKTQPQVVLLQQQMDQLQQQGILMQQPPASSGLQPQQIEQPQVVLQEQQLHSSAIQQPYIPQQQQQALAHPQQIESQQQVYTQQPGGVPQQQQPVIQPQIQQQISVPSMEQQQKSQLLLQPQQSQQVYVPCQAGPQEQTMLQQPAVLQSTPQPLQIVEQQHAALVIQQQMEQQKQQQQQIDQQQMLLQQQQNAVLQQKMEHQTLQQQQIEQQQAILQQVEQKQALLQHHLEQQQALLQQQQLEQHQALLHHQQQFEQQQALLTQKQPQLDQQQTLLQQQQLEQQALVQQQLEQHQALLKQQQIEQQQQALLQQQLEQQQKQALLQQQQQQALLQQQQQQLEQQQALLQQQQMEHQQALLRQQQQQPILQQTSQSQIQQQTEQQAFQPQIDQQQQVLLQQQREQKLQQQALQQQQQIELQQQQALFKQQQEQQQIQQQALLLKQQQQLLDQQTAIGQHQSGQQKAITLETVQQQQQQQALLKQQQEQQQLQQQSLLLQQQQHQQLDQQTALGQHHSGQQIAVTLETAQQQQQALRQQQEQQQQALLKQQQEQQQLQQQVLLLQQQQQLDQQAAIGQHHSGQKQTTILETVQQISQIPPCMTQQITSPPHQTHTSLTQQQIEQQQQAFIQQQAVLSQQQHRASVVESQVPAVGQAAPQIVSSQIPSQMQTPVHIQQLMPASSTVHQAQVQHQSQGDPALQIHGQIPVQIQSHSAPQSAVPTLGQAQPTQFQIPQATQQIQATVQTQAAVQSQIQTYVVPGQTQAQMVIQGQSLPPQVVPPQAVAPMLGQGPAAPAAQVPCQMQPQVQAPSTLLPAQYTQAAQLGQQTIQPVQMDLRHATQQHQLPSQQYHQMGLSPVSVGSTIAASSATVVPTTLSTKQQYLQQAGQSQIQVQTQAQPVLQAQQQPVSMTAQIVMQPIQHVQPQVPQHYEQQKQQVQQVQQQPAQPQIQTQPVLSSVQQPLSSQQSSVALDQPQSQLASVLHPVVPSQVPPSQVRTAPLYSQVVAGPPPSPQHQPQTVVPAHTHTQTSTQAQTHSHTQTHIQTQAHSHTQTHTETPATFAQTPYPQTAFQPPQIPSSPSHASFHTSTTLTSLQPAPPTSELPVPAQIQQSQAGLTNIVPTSPPPVHASQPLGSNGPALPPTSLADCDSALLGIAQESPDQSANRHSSSGPTSVNGEESQLLLVNGKLERVKSQRRSSYQRPERTTHFQLSMLQVSNTGDNMVECQLETHSNKMVTFKFDIEGDAPEDIADYMVEEDFVLESEKEKFVGDLRAIVKKAQEILSTQSQTGSMEQLHVSTPSSSTMDSAPQSSPVGRWRFFINQTIRHRDSHSNQGASTPPPGGESQGPNTTETERASDHEGSQHSDNLSGLASPPCASLSAPSPPSSIMSVPASVAVSSVLDVTSSDSVPLTLLMFPGSAAPATSADIAATPQPAAGKVSASTIQAPVPNLASVLPVTPFPAPETVPASAASMASTANFGPGDTVAIVHRLPESQQALSGTSAQSTPTASMVNRGDHVQQQQQQQLPQAALPTAQKAEILQQVLPPKQLKETQPIQLTVASIDQAQMHQNQLLLQQQQQLHQTVQQTIQQSVHQLTQQAQLQPSHTEMRTLPQPKLMETVPQPLAQSGLAKAPEQNTQYMAFQAHHTVSHLPSTQQLVLQQIPQQQGQPEPLPQPPDQQTVHLQSHIPQQQASLEQVQPQAVVQQQAVTMQQYVQQEKIQPPTVLAMQVQQAFQTQDPLQHRAQVQSAGPQQEPAEQLHPQPVVQQVPQETLHSQPTAPPVQKQPSLQQSESEHSTGEASITEDSQSAPLQPSSDVSLPPLPLIETSLPTLAHMLTPSPAQPSSVAESDSEGPPKIEFVDNRIKTLDEKLRTLLYQEYSGTSTSAGSASASTYAPASALAAASASAGGDESSESYSLPPSAFPPPPASSSDTSPHSSSCTTSSTTSRSSSTSPDGEKERMEKENMTQSTLAPSTAVERQPASSSSPPCSLLSHPQEPAPGPTPPPGEPTVLAVPSLSESSAPGDVLWPPSSQQPIPLRPGQQQQHNAGGGYFGLNLTCPSIRNPVSKKSWTRKFKSWACKLRHSASLFKKPRVQQDGNSSSQGLREEKETPSNIQPCTRRGRFQVTPVVQPTDPPPPPEAVPVEGSVHRTVGRFSVTQAEQREDQLTDSSPVSPDLERERRRTKGKEGEKEERRTPVPGHHPPRSHTHSPLGSSDDESEVEDEDLRRELHKLREKHIKEVVSLQAQQNRELQDLYKQLRSLKDQRQPLPLSRTPPLPTAPLAISPRRPRPAKTKLRTRPHSHMDNNGITHQGSLQQSSSYSGGEQARLHSHCNPEKQASLSTRRDHSPPAQGSASKKSTFTDELHKLVDDWTKEAVGPAQTKPSLNQIKQIQQVQELGGWNQATEASPPGWFPTTPLSNKNATVPSGLSTMTCPSYSSTAGQAQPPLTQAPIASLAQQSLHLQSQAFQPLQYGQPPLHQQQMQLLPGSLPLSQPQLLPQPQLQTLAPLASVPASSVPTPLPPHTTPSSTHISTTGPQLAPPTSITAANSSTSTVAGQDTITVATFCSCSSTNSSCSSCCSTSALSASAKLHPTPPTSALPLGQQ; translated from the exons gacCGGAAGTTGACCAAGGCGGAGCAGCAGAGGTTCAAAGAGGAGGCTGAGATGCTGAAGGGTCTACAGCACCCCAACATTGTGCGCTTCTATGACTCCTGGGAGTCGGTGCTGCGAGGAAAGAAGTGCATCGTCCtagtcactgagctcatgaCCTCGGGAACACTTAAAAC ATACTTGAAGCGTTTTAAGGTGATGAAGCCAAAAGTGTTGCGCAGCTGGTGCAGACAGATCCTGAAAGGCCTGCAGTTCCTGCACACCCGCACACCACCAATTGTACACCGGGATCTCAAATGCGACAACATCTTCATCACAGGCCCTACTGGCTCCGTGAAGATTGGAGACCTGGGTCTGGCCACGCTCATGAGGACCTCCTTTGCTAAGAGTGTCATAG GTACCCCAGAGTTCATGGCCCCAGAGATGTATGAAGAGCACTATGATGAGTCTGTGGATGTCTATGCCTTTGGCATGTGCATGCTCGAGATGGCTACATCTGAGTACCCCTATTCTGAGTGCCAGAATGCTGCACAGATCTACCGCAAAGTCACCAGT GGGATCAAGCCTGCCAGTTTTGACAAAGTAAATGACCCAGAAATTAAGGAAATCATTGAGGGCTGTATTCGGCAGAACAGAGGCGAACG GCTCTCCATTAAGGACCTTCTGAACCATGCTTTTTTCGGCGAGGACACAGGAGTGCGGGTGGAGCTGGCTGAGGAGGACACCGGCTGCCAGGACTGCTTGGCTCTGCGCATCTGGGTAGAGGAGCCCAAGAAGCTGAAAGGCAAACACAAGGACAACGAAGCCATCGAGTTCAGCTATGATCTGGAGAATGATAGTGCCGAGGAGGTGGCTCTGGAGATG GTGAAATCTGGGTTTTTCCATGAGAGTGATGCAAAGGTAGTGGGAAAGTCTATTAGAGACAGGGTGGCTCAGATTAAGAAGTCTCGTGAAAGACGGCAGCAGCAGACTCTGGAGGAGCGTCGGGACTCCTCTGCCCTGGCTTCTGCCTCCTTCCCCTCTGTGCAACCCTCCTGTCCGTCCTCACTGGGTCCTGGGGCTGCTGTTGCTACAGCTGTTGCTGCTGTTACTGCTGCTCCTGCAGGTGCAACTGGTGGGCAGGGGGAGGCAGAAGACCTGCCAGAAGTGGACCAGCATGTGCGACAGCAGATCCATAGCAGCACAACACTGGGCCATACAG AAGTGGAGGGTCTTTCTGCAGTCAGCGGAGAATCCTTCGCAAGTGGGCAGAGCCAAGCCTACTCCCTAGCAGGAGATACAGGGAATCCTTATGCTCATGCCCAGTCAAGCTACCCTCCTGGAACCTCC GTAGTGCAGAGTGCAGGGGTTGTGCCACATCCCCAGATGGTTCCTATTGGTCAAAGTGGAGGGGTTCCAAATGTACCTATTGGCCTAAGTGGTGGGACATCTGGCATGTCCATTGGCCAAAGTGGTGGTGGGGCTCCTAACATTCCTGTGGGACAGACTTTCATTCAACCAGTCGCTATGGCAACACAGGTCTCATCTGGTGTACCACAGCAGTATTCTCAG TCCCTTGCCTCGTATCCCACAGATGTGCCACAAATGCCGCTCCACCAGCCGGGAGAGGGAGTGACTCCCCATGCTTCGCTCATACAGTCACAGTCATACATAACCCCCATTTCACCCCAGGCACCCATTAATGTCCTGTCTGCTGGGGAATCCTTAGGATCATCTCTGGGTAGCATGATACCACAAACTCAACAGCCTAATATTGCACCTGTGCAGAAGTCTGATCTAGTGCCCCAACAAACCGCAGTTCAACCACAACAAATAGTATTAGATCCACAGACTACACTGTTACAGCAACAGCCACCACCATCACAACAAGCAAATTTGAAAACACAACCGCAGGTAGTCCTATTACAACAACAGATGGACCAACTTCAACAGCAGGGCATTTTGATGCAACAGCCTCCTGCATCATCAGGATTACAACCACAGCAGATAGAGCAGCCACAGGTAGTTTTACAGGagcagcagctgcattcaagtgCAATTCAGCAGCCATATATCccacagcagcaacagcaggcTCTTGCTCACCCTCAGCAGATAGAGTCTCAGCAACAGGTATACACACAGCAACCTGGAGGAGTGCCCCAGCAACAGCAACCAGTAATCCAGCCGCAGATCCAGCAACAGATATCAGTACCTTCAATGGAACAGCAGCAGAAATCACAGTTATTATTGCAACCACAACAGAGTCAACAGGTATATGTGCCATGCCAGGCTGGACCACAAGAACAGACCATGTTACAACAGCCAGCAGTGCTACAATCAACCCCTCAACCATTACAAATTGTAGAGCAACAACATGCAGCTCTTGTTATACAACAGCAGATGGAacaacaaaagcagcagcaacagcagataGATCAACAACAGATGCTTCttcaacaacagcaaaatgctGTATTGCAACAGAAAATGGAACACCAAACTCTACAACAGCAGCAGATAGAGCAACAACAAGCTATTTTACAACAGGTAGAGCAGAAACAGGCTTTATTGCAGCACCATTTAGAGCAACAACAGGCTCTATTGCAACAACAACAGTTAGAGCAACATCAAGCTCTGTTACACCACCAACAACAATTTGAACAACAGCAAGCTTTGTTAACACAAAAACAACCACAGTTAGATCAGCAGCAAACACTGTTACAGCAACAGCAGCTTGAGCAACAAGCTCTTGTGCAGCAACAATTAGAACAACACCAGGCACTCCTGAAACAGCAGCAGATAGAGCAGCAACAGCAAGCTCTTTTGCAGCAGCAGCTAgagcaacaacaaaagcaagctcttttacagcagcagcaacaacaagcactactccaacagcagcaacaacagttAGAGCAACAACAAGCTCTATTGCAGCAGCAACAAATGGAGCATCAGCAAGCTTTGCTACgccagcaacaacagcagcctATACTGCAGCAAACTTCACAGTCTCAAATACAGCAACAGACTGAGCAACAAgcatttcagcctcagattgaTCAACAGCAGCAGGTGTTACTACAACAGCAGCGAGAACAGAAGTTGCAACAACAGGCactacaacagcagcaacagattgagttacagcagcagcaggctcTGTTTAAGCAACAGCAGGAACAGCAGCAGATACAGCAGCAAGCCTTGTTGttaaaacagcagcaacagctgTTGGACCAACAAACCGCTATTGGTCAACATCAAAGTGGACAACAGAAAGCTATCACTCTTGAGACTgtacaacaacagcagcagcagcaggctcTACTCAAGCAGCAGCAAGAACAACAGCAACTACAACAGCAGTCCTTGTtattacaacaacaacagcatcaACAGTTGGACCAACAAACAGCTCTTGGGCAACATCACAGTGGGCAACAGATAGCTGTCACTCTTGAGACggcacaacagcagcagcaggcgcTACGCCAGCAGcaggaacagcagcagcaggctcTACTCAAGCAACAGCAGGAACAGCAGCAACTACAACAGCAAGTTTTGTTactacaacagcagcaacagttGGACCAACAAGCAGCCATTGGACAGCATCACAGtgggcaaaaacaaacaacaatacTTGAGACAGTTCAACAAATCAGTCAGATACCACCATGTATGACTCAACAGATTACATCCCCACCCCATCAGACACACACAAGTCTTACTCAGCAACAAATAGAGCAACAGCAACAAGCATTTATTCAGCAACAAGCTGTTCTCTCACAGCAGCAGCATAGAGCATCTGTTGTGGAGTCACAGGTTCCAGCTGTTGGTCAAGCAGCACCACAGATAGTTAGCTCTCAAATTCCAAGTCAAATGCAAACCCCAGTGCACATTCAGCAACTTATGCCAGCCTCATCAACAGTTCATCAAGCACAAGTGCAACATCAGAGTCAAGGCGATCCTGCTCTGCAGATCCATGGTCAAATCCCAGTGCAGATCCAAAGTCACTCAGCACCACAGTCAGCAGTTCCAACTCTGGGGCAGGCTCAGCCAACCCAGTTTCAGATACCTCAAGCAACCCAACAAATTCAAGCTACAGTACAGACTCAAGCAGCGGTACAGTCGCAAATACAGACCTATGTGGTCCCAGGTCAGACACAGGCTCAAATGGTCATACAGGGACAGAGTCTTCCACCTCAAGTTGTACCACCTCAAGCTGTAGCTCCTATGCTAGGTCAAGgcccagcagctccagcagctcaagTACCATGCCAAATGCAGCCTCAAGTGCAGGCCCCTTCTACCTTGCTGCCAGCACAGTACACTCAAGCTGCACAGCTTGGTCAGCAGACCATTCAGCCAGTTCAGATGGACCTTAGACATGCTACACAACAGCATCAACTTCCATCTCAGCAGTATCACCAAATGGGGCTGTCGCCAGTATCAGTGGGAAGTACCATTGCTGCATCCTCGGCTACTGTGGTTCCCACCACCCTGAGCACTAAACAGCAGTATTTacagcaggcaggccagtctcaAATTCAAGTCCAGACACAGGCTCAGCCTGTCCTACAGGCACAGCAACAGCCAGTTAGCATGACAGCGCAGATTGTCATGCAGCCCATTCAACATGTACAACCTCAGGTTCCTCAACATTATGAACAGCAGAAACAGCAAGTTCAGCAAGTGCAGCAGCAACCAGCACAACCACAGATTCAGACACAGCCAGTTTTATCATCTGTACAGCAGCCTCTTTCATCACAGCAGTCCTCAGTGGCACTAGATCAACCGCAGTCTCAACTAGCATCAGTCTTGCACCCTGTTGTTCCTTCACAAGTCCCACCAAGTCAAGTTCGAACAGCCCCACTTTACAGTCAGGTTGTAGCAGGTCCACCACCTTCACCACAACACCAGCCACAAACAGTAGTCCctgctcacactcacacccagaCGAGCACCCAGGCACAAACACATagccacacacagacacacattcaaacacaggcgcactcacacacgcagacacacactgaGACCCCAGCCACATTTGCACAAACACCTTACCCGCAGACTGCATTTCAGCCCCCACAGATACCCTCCAGTCCATCCCATGCCTCTTTCCACACATCTACCACCCTGACAAGCCTCCAGCCTGCTCCCCCAACTTCAGAACTCCCTGTCCCAGCTCAGATACAGCAAAGCCAGGCTGGTCTAACAAATATAGTTCCTACCTCCCCTCCTCCTGTCCATGCTTCACAGCCCCTTGGTTCTAATGGCCCTGCCCTCCCCCCGACTTCACTGGCAGACTGTGACTCTGCACTGCTGGGCATTGCACAG GAGAGCCCAGACCAGTCCGCCAACAGACATTCTTCATCAGG CCCTACCTCAGTCAATGGAGAGGAATCTCAGTTACTGTTGGTCAATGGAAAACTGGAGAGAGTGAAGTCTCAAAGGAGATCTTCCTACCAGCGGCCAGAGAGAACCACTCACTTTCAACTAAGCATGCTTCAG GTGTCAAACACTGGAGACAACATGGTGGAGTGCCAACTTGAAACTCATAGTAACAAGATGGTCACTTTCAAGTTTGATATTGAGGGAGATGCACCTGAGGATATAGCAGATTACATG GTTGAGGAGGACTTTGTCCTTgaatcagagaaagagaaatttgTAGGAGATCTGAGGGCTATAGTGAAGAAAGCCCAGGAGATTCTTAGCACTCAATCACAG actggATCTATGGAGCAGTTACATGTGAGCACGCCATCAAGTTCAACTA TGGACTCTGCCCCTCAGTCTTCTCCAGTGGGTCGCTGGAGATTCTTTATCAACCAGACTATTCGTCATCGTGACTCTCATTCCAACCAAGGAGCCTCCACTCCACCTCCAGGAGGGGAGAGCCAGGGACCCAACACCACAGAAACTGAGAGAG CTTCAGACCATGAGGGTTCACAGCACTCAGACAACCTTTCTGGACTCGCATCACCCCCATGTGCCTCACTTTCGGCACCTTCACCCCCTAGctccatcatgtctgtcccAGCCTCAGTTGCTGTTTCCTCAGTTCTTGATGTCACTTCGTCGGACTCTGTCCCATTAACTCTCCTCATGTTCCCAGGCTCAGCAGCTCCTGCAACCTCTGCAGACATAGCAGCTACCCCCCAGCCAGCTGCTGGAAAGGTGTCTGCATCCACCATTCAAGCCCCAGTTCCCAATTTGGCTTCTGTCCTTCCTGTTACGCCATTCCCTGCCCCTGAAACTGTCCCTGCTTCTGCTGCCAGCATGGCCTCAACAGCTAACTTTGGACCTGGAGATACTGTTGCCATAGTGCACAGATTGCCTGAGAGTCAGCAGGCACTTTCTGGTACTTCTGCTCAGAGCACCCCAACAGCTTCTATGGTAAATCGTGGCGACCATgtacagcagcaacaacagcagcagttgCCCCAAGCTGCATTACCAACAGCGCAGAAAGCCGAGATACTCCAGCAGGTTCTCCCACCTAAACAACTTAAAGAGACTCAGCCAATACAGCTTACAGTGGCAAGTATCGATCAAGCTCAAATGCATCAGAACCAGCTTCtgctacagcagcagcaacagttACATCAGACAGTGCAACAAACAATACAGCAGTCAGTGCATCAGCTAACTCAACAAGCACAGCTTCAGCCTAGCCACACAGAAATGCGCACCTTGCCACAGCCTAAGCTGATGGAGACTGTGCCCCAGCCTCTAGCCCAAAGCGGTCTTGCCAAAGCCCCTGAACAGAACACACAGTATATGGCCTTTCAAGCTCATCATACAGTATCTCACTTGCCCTCCACACAGCAGTTAGTACTACAGCAAATACCACAACAGCAGGGGCAGCCCGAACCTCTACCACAACCACCAGATCAGCAGACTGTTCACTTACAGTCTCACATTCCTCAACAGCAAGCCAGCCTGGAGCAGGTGCAGCCACAAGCAGTAGTGCAGCAGCAGGCAGTCACCATGCAGCAATATGTGCAACAGGAAAAAATACAGCCTCCCACTGTGCTGGCTATGCAGGTGCAACAAGCCTTTCAAACACAAGATCCCTTACAACACAGAGCACAGGTTCAGTCTGCAGGTCCACAGCAGGAACCTGCTGAGCAATTACACCCCCAACCTGTGGTACAGCAGGTGCCACAGGAGACGCTACACTCTCAGCCCACAGCACCGCCTGTACAGAAGCAGCCATCTTTACAGCAGTCTGAATCAGAGCATTCCACTGGTGAGGCCAGCATTACAGAGGATAGCCAGTCTGCTCCTCTGCAGCCTTCATCTGATGTTTCTCTGCCCCCTCTGCCACTCATAGAGACATCCCTGCCAACCTTAGCCCACATGCTCACACCCTCCCCTGCTCAGCCTTCATCTGTAGCTGAATCAGACAGTGAGGGCCCCCCAAAAATTGAGTTTGTGGACAACCGTATAAAAACACTGGATGAGAAGCTGAGAACCCTGCTGTACCAGGAATACAGTGGCACATCCACATCAGCAggctctgcttctgcttctaCATATGCCCCCGCCTCTGCCTTGGCCGCGGCTTCTGCCTCCGCCGGGGGTGACGAATCATCAGAGTCCTATTCACTGCCTCCATCTGCCTTCCCACCTCCTCCAGCCTCCTCCTCAGACACCTCTCCACACTCTTCCTCCTGTACAACCTCCTCCACCACCTCCCGCTCCTCTTCCACTTCTCCAgatggagaaaaggagagaatggAAAAAGAGAACATGACCCAGTCCACTCTGGCCCCCTCCACTGCTGTGGAGCGCCAGCCCGCCTCTTCATCCTCCCCTCCATGTTCCCTCCTGTCCCACCCTCAGGAGCCTGCACCTGGACCTACGCCTCCACCTGGTGAACCCACAGTCCTT GCTGTCCCTTCCCTTTCTGAAAGCAGTGCCCCTGGAGACGTCCTGTGGCCTCCCTCCTCCCAGCAGCCCATCCCCCTGCGGCCtggacaacagcagcagcacaatGCAGGAGGTGGATATTTTGGCCTAAACCTGACATGTCCTAGTATCAGAAATCCTGTTAGCAAGAAATCCTGGACTCGCAAATTCAAAAGCTGGGCATGCAAACTGCGCCACTCCGCCAGCTTGTTCAAGAAGCCCAGAGTCCAGCAAG ATGGAAACTCTAGCAGTCAGGgactgagagaggagaaagagacacCCTCAAATATCCAGCCCTGCACACGTAGAGGACGTTTCCAG GTGACCCCAGTGGTCCAACCTACAGACCCACCTCCCCCACCAGAAGCAGTTCCAGTCGAGGGAAGTGTCCACAGGACAGTGGGGCGCTTCTCGGTCACACAGGCTGAGCAGAGAGAGGATCAGCTCACAGACAGCTCCCCTGTCTCACCAgacctggagagggagaggaggagaacaaaagggaaggaaggagagaaggaggagaggaggaccCCAGTGCCTGGCCACCACCCCCCACGCAGCCACACACACTCCCCACTGGGCAGCAGTGATGATGAGAGTGAGGTGGAGGATGAGGACCTAAGGCGAGAGTTGCATAAGCtgagagagaa GCACATCAAAGAGGTGGTGTCCTTGCAGGCGCAACagaacagagaactgcaggACCTCTATAAGCAGCTTCGTAGCCTCAAAGACCAGCGGCAGCCCTTGCCATTGTCCCGGACCCCTCCACTCCCCACTGCACCACTGGCTATCTCTCCACGCAGACCCCGCCCTGCCAAAACCAAGCTCCGAACCCGCCCCCATTCTCACATGGACAACAATGGCATCACACACCAAG GGAGTCTCCAGCAGTCCAGCAGTTATTCTGGTGGAGAGCAAGCCAGACTGCATTCCCACTGCAACCCAGAAAAACAAGCCTCATTGTCCACCAGGAGAG ATCACAGTCCTCCAGCCCAAGGTTCAGCCAGTAAGAAGAGCACATTCACAGACGAACTGCACAAACTCGTAGATGATTGGACAAAAGAGGCTGTTGGGCCAGCCCAAACTAAACCTTCACTCAATCAGATCAAGCAGATTCAGCAAGTGCAGGAGTTAGGTGGCTGGAATCAGGCTACTGAG GCTTCACCTCCAGGCTGGTTCCCCACAACCCCCCTGAGCAACAAGAACGCTACAGTGCCATCCGGTCTTTCTACCATGACCTGCCCCTCCTACAGCAGTACAGCGGGCCAAGCTCAACCACCACTGACACAGGCCCCAATTGCTTCCCTGGCACAGCAGAGCCTTCACCTGCAGAGCCAGGCCTTTCAACCACTGCAGTATGGCCAGCCGCCGCTGCACCAGCAGCAAATGCAGCTCCTGCCAGGCTCCCTGCCTCTGAGCCAGCCACAGCTTCTGCCCCAGCCCCAGCTGCAGACCCTGGCCCCACTGGCCAGCGTGCCTGCCTCCAGCGTGCCTACACCTTTGCCCCCTCACACCACCCCCTCCTCAACACACATCAGCACCACAGGGCCACAGCTGGCCCCACCCACCAGCATCACCGCTGCCAATAGCTCTACCTCCACGGTTGCTGGCCAAGATACCAT